The genomic interval CATACCGCCGTCCACGCACTGTGGGATGCACCACCACGGGGCCTCCTGGTGGGTGATGAGTCACCTGAAAGGCAGCGTATGTCCGTCTCCAGAACCCCGCTCGCGGTCGTCCGCGCAGCGATCATCGCCACGGCGCTCGTAGCCGCGTCGCTGGTCGTCGCCGGACCCGCTCAAGCGAAGACCTCAGCCACCGGCGGCGATTTCGCCGTCACTGTCAACGGAGCCACCTACAACCCCGCCCCCGGCAAAGACATCAAGCTCGAGGGTGGTCTCACAGCCAACGGGCGCGTGCTGGTGCGCGGCAAGCACGTCGGCTTCGACATCGACGTGGCCACGCTCGGCGTCTACGACTACACGCTGACCGGTGCCCCTGACACCCAGCGGATGGTTACCGCGCCGACCAAGATCTTCGCCTCGAAGATTCCCACCCTGACCGCGGCGCAGCGCGCCGGGGCGAGGATCTCGAGGCTCGAGGTGAAGGACGACTCAGTCGTCATCCTGTTCCAGACGTCTCTCGGCACGTACAAGATCCAGGCGAAGGATGGCGCGCAGGGCGGCATCTTCCAGATGGAGACCGAATTCGCCGGTCCGGTCGAGTTCACCCACACCCTCGCGCCGGGCATCTTCTACTTCCTCAACTCGTTCACCGGCAAGATCAACTTCGGCAACGGGATCGACGCTGTCAGCGCGGCGCAGAGCGCGACCGGCTACCACCAGATGCTCCTCGGCAAGGACAGCCCGCAGGTCGCCACCAAGACACTGCAGACCTCGACCGTCACCAAGTGGCTGGTCCAGCCGGGCGGACGAGTCGGCGGCGTGCTCGGCGAGGACGCCATCGAGCTGTCGGCCGGAGCGACGAACTGCACCAGCCAGTGCCAGGCGCAGAACCGCATCCGCGGCTCGCTGCCGGTGCCGCCGGATCCGGTGAACCCCACACCGCTCCCGTAGCAGGACGGGGAGAGGGGGAAGCGGCGGGCGCGACTCCGCCGCTTCCCTCGTGTGCATCGCACGGTTCGAGAGCTCCGGATGCCGCGCCCGCCCGAATGGACTGTCGGCCATGACCCCGTTACGGTGCTCACTATGACGCGTCCGGCGAAATCGCTCTTCCCGTCGGAGCCAATGTGACCGTCCGCCCTGAGCTCACGGTCGTCGGAGCGATCAATCTCGATCTGACTGCGCGCGTGCGACGTGCGCCCGAGCGGGGCGAGACCGTCGCAGACGGCATCCTGACCCGGCAGTCGGGCGGCAAAGGCGCGAACCAGGCCGCGGCCGCGGCGCGGCTGGGAGCGCGGGTGCGTCTGATCGGCGCCATCGGCGATGACCCCGACGGCATCGAGCTGCGGCGAGCACTCGACTCCGCCGGCGTCGACACGACACAGGTGCAGGTGGTCGAGGCGGCCACCGGCACCGCACTCATCGTCATCGATGCGACGGGCGAGAATTCGATCGTCGTGTGTCCGGGCGCGAACTTGCAGATCGACGTGCGCCGCATGACGGTGGACCCGCACGCACCGGTGATCTCTCAACTCGAAGTGCCGATCGACGTGGTGGCTCACGTCGCGACGCAGACGGACGGCTTCTTCGTGCTCAATCCGTCGCCGGCGAGGGCGCTGCCTTCCGCCCTGGCGCAGCGTGTGG from Microbacterium pumilum carries:
- a CDS encoding PfkB family carbohydrate kinase gives rise to the protein MTVRPELTVVGAINLDLTARVRRAPERGETVADGILTRQSGGKGANQAAAAARLGARVRLIGAIGDDPDGIELRRALDSAGVDTTQVQVVEAATGTALIVIDATGENSIVVCPGANLQIDVRRMTVDPHAPVISQLEVPIDVVAHVATQTDGFFVLNPSPARALPSALAQRVDLFIVNEGEYAQLPEVHAAPLVALTLGADGAVLYRDGTEIARARATAARVTNTVGAGDAFAAALTLGLIRGDEPAVALQRACAVGAAAVADDRSQPDFLPLTDYPGAPR